One Carassius auratus strain Wakin chromosome 16, ASM336829v1, whole genome shotgun sequence genomic window carries:
- the cfap418 gene encoding cilia- and flagella-associated protein 418 isoform X2, with the protein MADDLDDLLDEVESKFCCSTSASKQSTCALKQKDQKCANPEEKKQSRKQGYKKARHDNDDIDAMLQEILDDDQPTSTHESNAAKTSRSDACSQTMSKKCCPVFLGGSSVPHGIGTSVSQRACNRLRCTSCDFSVIMFEDQEWDSSCDYLFFRNNMPDHHKLKAKLRRKKNGRAYACQCSWHSAVSLSDLREQQQLKIFL; encoded by the exons ATGGCGGATGATCTGGATGATTTACTTGATGAAGTCGAATCAAAGTTTTGTTGCAGCACGTCTGCGTCTAAACAATCAACTTGTGCTTTAAAACAAAAGGACCAAAAATGTGCGAACCCCGAGGAAAAGAAACAGTCCAG AAAACAAGGATACAAAAAAGCTCGACATGATAATGATGATATTGATGCTATGCTGCAGGAAATACTGGATGATGATCAGCCCACCAGCACTCAT GAATCCAATGCAGCAAAGACTTCCAGAAGTGATGCATGTTCACAGACAATGTCCAAGAA ATGTTGTCCTGTGTTTCTTGGGGGAAGTTCTGTACCACACGGAATTGGAACCAGCGTTTCTCAAAG GGCCTGCAACCGTTTAAGATGCACATCTTGCGATTTCAGTGTAATCATGTTTGAGGATCAGGAATGGGACTCTTCCTGTGACTATTTATTTTTCAG GAATAACATGCCGGACCATCACAAACTAAAAGCCAAACTGAGAAGGAAAAAGAATGGGCGAGCGTACGCCTGTCAGTGTAGCTGGCACTCAGCCGTGTCACTCTCTGACCTGAGGGAACAACAGCAGCTAAA AATATTCCTTTAG
- the cfap418 gene encoding cilia- and flagella-associated protein 418 isoform X1, which produces MADDLDDLLDEVESKFCCSTSASKQSTCALKQKDQKCANPEEKKQSRKQGYKKARHDNDDIDAMLQEILDDDQPTSTHESNAAKTSRSDACSQTMSKKCCPVFLGGSSVPHGIGTSVSQRACNRLRCTSCDFSVIMFEDQEWDSSCDYLFFRNNMPDHHKLKAKLRRKKNGRAYACQCSWHSAVSLSDLREQQQLKWVCGKHKV; this is translated from the exons ATGGCGGATGATCTGGATGATTTACTTGATGAAGTCGAATCAAAGTTTTGTTGCAGCACGTCTGCGTCTAAACAATCAACTTGTGCTTTAAAACAAAAGGACCAAAAATGTGCGAACCCCGAGGAAAAGAAACAGTCCAG AAAACAAGGATACAAAAAAGCTCGACATGATAATGATGATATTGATGCTATGCTGCAGGAAATACTGGATGATGATCAGCCCACCAGCACTCAT GAATCCAATGCAGCAAAGACTTCCAGAAGTGATGCATGTTCACAGACAATGTCCAAGAA ATGTTGTCCTGTGTTTCTTGGGGGAAGTTCTGTACCACACGGAATTGGAACCAGCGTTTCTCAAAG GGCCTGCAACCGTTTAAGATGCACATCTTGCGATTTCAGTGTAATCATGTTTGAGGATCAGGAATGGGACTCTTCCTGTGACTATTTATTTTTCAG GAATAACATGCCGGACCATCACAAACTAAAAGCCAAACTGAGAAGGAAAAAGAATGGGCGAGCGTACGCCTGTCAGTGTAGCTGGCACTCAGCCGTGTCACTCTCTGACCTGAGGGAACAACAGCAGCTAAAGTGGGTTTGTGGCAAACACAAAGTATGA